The genomic interval GAGAAGCACGTCCTTGGTCTCGTCACGATCGGCCCCGCGCAGGGTGGGCACCCTCGCCTCGTCCGGCCCGGCGTCCCGCCCGGCCAGCGCGGAGAGCACCGCGCCCGGTCCCAGTTCGAGCAGGACGCGTGCACCGGCCTCGCGTGCGGTGCGCAGCCCGTCGTGGAACCGCACCGCCTGCCGGACGTGCGCGGTCCAGTACTCCGGTGAACGCAGCTGCTCCGCCGTGGCCATCTGGCCGGTGAGGTTGGAGATCACCGGGATCTCCGGATCGTGCGTCGTCAGCCCGGCCACAACCGTGCCGAACTCGGCGAGCATCGGCTCCATCAGCGGCGAGTGGAACGCGTGGCTGACCCGCAGCCGCCGGGTCCGCCGTCCCCGGCCCGCCCAGTCGGCCTCCAGTTCCGTGATGTCCTCGTCCGCACCGGAGACGACCACCGTGTCCGAGGCGTTCACCGCCGCGACGGACACCCGCCGCGCGCGCCCCGCCAGCCAGGGGGCCAGGTCCTGCTCGGTGCCCTGCACGGACAGCATCGCGCCGCCCTCGGGCAGCGCGGCCATCAGGCGGCCTCTGGCGGCCACCAGCCGGACCGCGTCCGGCAGCGACCACACCCCGGCCACGTGCGCCGCGCTGATCTCCCCGATCGAGTGTCCCAGCAGCAGGTCCGGGCGCACACCCCAGGAGCGCATCAGCCGGAACAGCGCGACCTCCACCGCGAACAGGGCGGCCTGGGCGTAGTCGGTGCGGTCGAGCAGGTCCGGTTCACCCTCAAGAACGGTCCGGAGCGGACACTCCAGCTCTCGGTCGAACAGCTCGCACACCTCGTCGAACGCCTCGGCGAACACCGGGAAGGAGGCGGCGAGCTGCCGCCCCATGCCGGGGCGCTGCGCGCCCTGGCCGGTGAACAGCATGCACAGCCCGCCGCCGGCCGCGGCACCCACCGCCACCTCGGGGGCCAGGCCGGTGTCGAGGTGGCCGCGCAGCGCGGAGGTGAGTTCGGCTATGTCCCGGCCGGGCACTGCCAGCCGGTGGCGGAAGTGGGTGCGGCGGGTGGCCAATGCGTGCGCCAGCCCCTCGGCGGAGGGAGCGTCGCCGGACTCGGCGAAGGCCAGCAGCCGGGTCGCCTGGGCGCGCAGCGCGTCCTCGGTCCGGCCCGACACCGTCCACACCAGACCGGCGGACGGCGCGCCGGGCTCCGGCGCCTCCGGCTCGACGTGCTGTTCCAGCACGACATGGGCGTTGGTGCCGCTGATCCCGAAGGAGGAGACGGCGGCGCGGCGCGCTCGACCGGTCTCCGGCCAGGGCATGGCGTCCGCGAGCACGCTGACCCCGTTCACTCCCCAGTCCACCTTCGGGGTGGGGCTGTCCACGTGCAGGGTCCTCGGCGCGAGACCGTGCCGCATCGCCATGATCATCTTGATGATGCCGGCCACGCCGGCCGCGGCCTGCGTATGCCCGATGTTGGACTTCAGCGAGCCCAGCAGCAACGGCCGACCGGGCGGCCGGTTCCGGCCGTAGGTCGCCACCAGCGCGGTGCCCTCCACCGGGTCGCCGAGCGGCGTGCCGGTGCCGTGCGCCTCGACCACGTCGATGTCCTGGGTGGACAGTCCGGCGTCGGCGAGCGCGGTACGGATCACCTCCTGCTGGGCGGTGCCGTTGGGTGCGGAGAGCCCGTTGCTGGTGCCGTCGGAGTTGACCGCCGAGCCGCGCAGCACCGCGAGCACCTGATGGCCGTGCCGCCGCGCGTCGGACAGCCGCTCCAGTACCAGGAGGCCCGCCCCCTCGGCCCAGATCGAGCCGTTCGCCGCGGCCGCGAACGCCTTGATCCGGGCGTCCCGGGAGGTGACGCCCTGGCCGCAGAACTCGACGAACGTCTCCGGAGTGCTCAGCACCGTCACACCGCCCGCCAGCGCGATCGGGCACTCGCCGGCGCGCAGGGCCCGCATGGCGAGGTGGGTGGCGACCAGGGAGGACGAGCAGGCGGTGTCCACGGTGAGGGCCGGGCCGTGGAAGCCCAGGGCGTAGCTGATCCGGCCCGAGATCACGCTCATGGTGTTGCCGGTGATGCCGTACTGGGAGAACTGGTCGGTGCCTTGCCAGAGCATCTCGTAGTCGTTGCTGGACGCGCCGACGAAAACCCCGGCCCGCTCGCCCACCAGCGAGTCCGGCAGGATGCCCGCGGACTCCAGTGCCTCCCAGGCCAGCTCCAGCACCAACCGCTGCTGCGGGTCCATCACCAGCGCCTCGCGCGGGGAGATCCCGAAGAACGCGGGGTCGAAATCGCCCGCACCGCTGAGGAAGCCTCCCTCGCGCACGTAGGACCGCCGCGCCTGCTGGGACTCCGGATCGGCGTCGTAGAGCTCCTCGATCGGCCAGTGCCGGTCCCCGGGGAAAGCCGAGATGGCGTCCGTGCCCCCGGCCACCAGGTCCCACAGCTGGGCGGGCGAGGCCACGTCGCCGGGCAGCCGGCACGACATGCCGACCACCGCGATCGGCTCGGTGGACCGCTCGGTCGCGTCACGCAACTGCTCCCGGGTGCGTAACAGATCGGTGGTGACCCTTTTCAGATATTGCCGGAGCGTGCTGACTTCATCGGGCATGAACGACTCCCTGCGACAGATGGCCGGTCAGAGTTGGAAGGTGATGCGTTCGGTGTCGAGGCCGCGGACGACCACGTGCCTGCGATAGCTCAGTGAGTCCTCGTGCACGTGGAAGCCGCGCAGCCGGCGAGCCAGCTCACCGAACACGATCTCCGCCTCCAGCCGGGCCAGGCTGCTGCCGAGGCAGTAGTGCGCGCCGGCGCCGAAGGCGAGGTTCATCGCGGCCGGTTTCCGGTCCGCGATGAACCGACCCGCACTCGGGTGCGCCCGCTCGTCCCGGTTGCCGGACGCGAGGACCAGGGTGACCACCGAGCCCTCGGGGATGTCGAGGCCGTTGATCCGGTCGGACCGCAGCGCGACACGGCCGGTCAGCATGATCGGGCAGTCGTAGCGCAGCGCCTCGCCGACCACGTCGCCGACGATCGCCGGGTCCTGCCGGAGCAGCTGGAACTGCTCCGGGTGGCGCGACATCGCGAGCAAGCCGTTGGTGATCAGGTTCGTGGTGGACTCGTGGGCCGCGGTGAACACGGTCACCACGACGTTCGTCACCTCACGCCGGCTCAGCCCGCGCCCGTTCTCCTGCGTGGAGAGCAGGCTGGAGACGAGGTCCTCGCCGGGGTTGCGGCGGCGCTTGTGGATGAGGTCCGCGAAGTAGCCGTGCAGTTCGGTGGTGGTGCGGATGATGCGGACGAGTTCCTCGCGGTCGAACATCTCGGTGGAGTGGAAGCTGGCCACCAGCGTGGGCAGCTCCGTGGACAGCGCCATGTCGCTGGACCACTCCCGCAGCATCGGGATGTCCTCGGCCGGGATGCCCAGGAGAGTCGCGATGACCCGCAGCGAGAGCACCGCGGCCAGGTCCTGCACGCCGTCGAACTCGCCGCCGGCCAGGCAGTCGCGGAGCAGTTCGTCCACGATCCCGCGGATCCACGGCTCGAAGCGCGCGGTGATCCGTGGTGTGAATGCCTTGCTGACCAGGTTCCGCTGCCGCCCGTGTCCGGGATCGTCCATGAAGAAGATCGAGTTGAGCACCGGCTCGTCGCCGCGGTCGCCGAAGAGTTCCCGCATCCCCGGCGCGTTGAACGTGTCACTGCCCATGGTCGTGTGGCTCTTGAGCACCGCCATGCAGGTGGCGTGGTCGCTCAGCAGCAGGGAACCGTCCGACGTCCACATCGGACCTTGTTCTCGCCACCGCTCGAACAACGGGTAGGGGTTCGCGAGCACTTCCCGGTCGAGCAGGGCGTGCAGCGGGTTGTCGAGCGCGGTGGCCGGTGGGCGGCTGGGCACTGACATGGGCTAGCTCCTCTCCGTGGCACGGCCGGCGGTGCGACCGGTGTCCGATATCGCGTCGTCGAGCACTCCGTCGATCAGCGTGAACATCTCGTCGTCCGTGGCGCCGCTCAGGTCGGGCACCGCGGCCCGCTCGTCGGCGGTGCCGTCCTCCTGGCCGCGCAGCAGGCGCCGCAGTGTCGTAGTGATCACCTCGGGGAGGGGCGCGGACGGAGGCCGCCGGAGCAGGGCCGCCTCCAGCTCCCTCAGGCGGTCCAGCACGACCCGCTCGGCCGGGTCGCCCTCGTCGACACCGAGCGCGTCGCCGAGGTACCGGGCCAGCGCGGCGGCGGTGGGGTGGTCGTAGACCGCGGAGGCCGCCAGCGGCACTCCGGTGTCCGCGCCGAGCAGGTTGCGCAGCCGGACCCCGGCCAGCGAGTCCAGGCCCAGCTCCCGGAACGGCCGGTGCGCGTCCAGGTCTCCGGCCGGCCGGCCCGAAACGACGGCGATCCGGGCGGTGACCAGCTCCAGCAGGACCGACGACCGCCGCTCCGGCGCGGTGGCCGCCAGCCGTTCCCGCAGCGCGCTCGCGGGTTCGGGCCCGGTGTCCGCGCCCACACCCGGCAGTCCGGAGCACAGGCGCCCCGGCCGTGCGGCGGCGAACCGCGGCCAGTCCACGGCACCGGCCACGTACTGCGCCGCACCGCCGGACAGTGCCCGCTCCAGCGCGTCCAGCGCCCGGTCGGCGGGCATCGGCGTGGCGCCGCTGTCCGACCGCGGGCCGACGGGCCAGGACGTGGTCATCCCGGTGTCCAGCCAGGGGCCCCAGGCCAGGCTCGTCGCGGGCAGGCCGCCGGCCTGCCGATGGGCCGCCAGCGCCTCCACGACGGCGTTGGCCGCGGCGTAGTTGCCCTGCCCCGGCGAGCCCGCGGTGCCGGCCAGCGAGGAGCACAGCACGAAGAAGCGCAGCGGATGGCCGGCGGTCAGCTCGTGCAGGAACCGCGCGCCGTCCGCCTTCGCCGCGAAGACACGCGCCAGCCGGTCCTCGGACAGCGCCTCCAGCACCCCGTCGTCGAGCACCCCGGCGGCGTGCACCACACCGGTGAGCGACCGCCCGGCGAGCAGCCCGGCCAGCGCCTCGCGGTCCGCCACGTCGCAGCCGGCGATTTCGACCTCGGTTCCCAGCGCGGTGAGTTCGGCGCGCAGTTCCGTCGCGCCAGGGGTGTCCACGCCCCGGCGGCCGGCCAGCAGCAGGCGGTCCGCGCCCCGGGCCGCCAGCCGGCGGGCGACGTGCGCGCCGATGCCGCCCAGCCCCCCGGTGATCAGCACGGTGCCGAGGGGCTCCGTCGTGGCGGGTTCGGTGCGGGGCACCGGGACCAGTCGCCGGGCGTACAGCCGCCCGCCCCGGATCGCGATCTCGTCCCTGGCGGCCAGCGCGGCGGGCAGCGCGGCCAGGTCCTCCACGGCCGGTCGCGGCGGCAGGTCCACCAGGCCGCCGTGCAGCCGGGGCGCTTCCATGCCCGCGACCCGGACCAGCCCGCACACGGCGGCCTGCTCCGGATGCGGCACGGTGTCCGCCGTGCCGGCCCGTACGGCGCCGCTGGTGATCGACCACAGGGGCGTGTCCGCGCCTCTGGACAGCAGCGCCCGCAGCAGCGCCAGGGTGGCGGCCAGGCCGGTCGGCACCCGCGGCGTGTCCGGGCCCTCGGCCATCGCCAGGAGGGACACGATGCCGCCGCCCGGCAGGTCGGGCAGCAGCCGGTCCCAGTGCTCGCCGTCCACGGCGTCGCCGCGCACGGTGCGGGTCCCTTCGCCCAGCACGCCCGCGACGTCCTCGGTGAGCCGGTCCCAGTCCGTGCCCGGCGGGGCCACCACCAGCCACGGCCCCGGCGCGTCGGCGACCGGGCCGGGGACGGGCAGCGGCGGCCACTCGACACCGTGCAGCAGAGGGTCGGCGGGGGCCCCGTCGTCGTCGGGCAGCCAGAACCGCTGCCGGGTGAACGCGTAGCCGGGCAGTGGCACCGTCCGCCCGCCCGCGCACCAGGCCGCCCAGTCCACGTCGACCCCCCGGGTGTACGCGGCCGCCAACGCCGTCAGCAGGCCGTGCACCTCGTCGGCGTCCTGCCGTAGCACCGGCAGGAAACCGTCCCCGCCCAGCGCCTCCTGGCCGAGCGCGCTGAGCGTCGCGCCCGGTCCCAGCTCCAGGTAGGTGCTGGTGCCGGACGCGTCCAGCGTGCGCAGGCAGTCGTGGAAGCGCACCGGTTCCCGCGTATGCCGGACCCAGTACTCCGGGTCACGAAGCTCTTCGGTGACCCGTGCGCCGGTCACCGAGGACACGACAGGAATCACCGGTGTCCGGAAGTCCAGTCCGGCCAGCACCTCCCGGAGGGGGTCCAGAACCGGGTCCATGTGGTGGGAGTGAAACGCGTGCCGCACCGCCAGGCGGTGCGCGTGGGCCACCCGCCGCGAGATCTCCCGCACCGCGTCCTCGTCCCCGGCGAGCACCACCGAGGCGGGCCCGTTCACCGCGGCCAGCGCCACCCGGTCCTCGCGGCCGCGCAGCAGTTCCGGCACGTCGGCTTCCGGTACCTGGACCGCCACCATCGCGCCCTCGCCACCGAGTTCGCGCATCAGCCGCCCGCGCGCGGCCACCAGTGCGCAAGCGTCGGCCAGCGAGAACACGCCCGCGGCGTGCGCCGCGGCGATTTCGCCGACCGAGTGCCCGGCCACCGCGTCCGGCCGCACCCCCACCGTGGTGAGCAGCCGGAACACCGCCACCTGAACCGCGAACACCGCGGCCTGCGCATGGTCGGTGCGTTCACCGGGTCCGTCCCGGAGGATCTCGGCGAGCGGCCGGTCCAGCAGCGGGTTCAGCTCGGCGGCGATCTCCTGGAAGGCCGCCGCGAACGCCGGTACCCGGTCCCGGAGCGACGTGGCCATGTCCGCGTACTGCACGCCCTGGCCGGGGAACAGGAACGCGGTCGCGCCGTCGGCCGCCACTCCGGTACTGCCGGTCCCGGCCCGCAGCGCGGCGGTCAGCTCGCCGGTGTCCGCGCCGAGCACGACTGTGCGGGCACGCAGCCGGGCCCGCGTGGTGGCCAGCGAGTACGCCACGTCCAGCGCGGACAGTGAGTCGTTCCCGTCCTCGTCGGCCAGCCGGCGGAGCAGGGCCTCGGCCTGCGCGGGCAGCGCCTCCGGGGCGGCCGCGGAGAGCACCCACGGGATCAGCGGCGGAGCCGCGGCGGTCACCGGCTCCGGTTCGGGCTCCGGCTCGGGTTCCTCCAGGATCACGTGCGCGTTGGTGCCGCTGAGGCTGAACGAGGACACCGCCGCCCGGCGCGGACGGTCCACGCGCGGCCAGTCCATCGGCTCGTCCAGCAACCGCACCGCGCCGTCGTCCCAGTTCACGTGCGGGCTCGGGGCATTCAGGTGCAGGGTCTCGGGCAACCGGCCGTGCCGCATGGCCAGCACCATCTTGAGCACACCCGCCAGGCCCGCCGCGGCCTGGGTGTGCCCGAGGTTGGACTTCGCGGACCCGACCAGCACGGGCCGCTCCCGGTCCTGCCCGTAGGTCGCCAGCAGCGCGGTGGCCTCGATCGGGTCGCCGAGCGGGGTTCCGGTGCCGTGCGCCTCCACCGCGTCCACCTCGCCGGGCGCCAGGCCCGCGACGGCCAGCGCGTCCCGGATCACCCGCTGCTGGGCCGATCCGTTCGGCGCGGTCAGCCCGTTGGACGCGCCGTCGGAGTTGAGTGCCGAGCCGCGCAGCACGGCGAGCACCCGGTGGCCCCGTTCGCGCGCGGTCGAAAGCCGCTCCATCACCAGCAGGCCGGCGCCCTCGCTCCACGCGGTGCCCCCCGCGGCCGCGTCGAACGGTCGGCACCGGCCGTCCGCGGCGAGCACCCCCACCTGGGAGAACTCCACGAACAGCGTCGGCGTGGTGAGCACCGTGATGCCACCCGCCAGCGCGACCGTGCACTCACCGGCCCGCAGCGCCTGCGCGGCCTGGTGCATCGCCACCAGCGCGGAGGAACACGCCGTGTCCACCGTGATCGCCGGGCCGTGGAAACCGAACGTGTAGGCCAGCCGCCCCGACGCGACGCTGCCCGCGTTGCCGATCGAGACGTCGCCGGTGAGGTCCTCGGGCGTCCGGTGCGCGCGGCGCGCGTAGTCGTTGCCCATCAGCCCGAGGTAGACACCGGTGCGGGTGCCCCGCAACGCGGTCGGGTCGATCCCGGCGTCCTCCAGCGCGTGCCAGGCCAGTTCCAGCAGGATGCGCTGCTGCGGGTCCATCGAGACCGCCTCGGCCGGGGCGACGCCGAAGAAGCCGTTGTCGAACTCGGCGATCCCGTCCAGGAAGCCGCCGTGCCGCACGTAGCTGCGCCCGCCACGGCCCGGCTCCGGGTGGTAGACCTCCTCCAGGTTCCAGCCGCGATCCGCCGGGAACTCGGTGATCGCGTCCCGCCCGGCGGCCAGCAACTCCCACAGCTCGTCCATGGTGGACACTCCGCCGGGAAGACGGCAGCTCGCGCCGACCAGTACCACCGGGTCGTCCATGTCGTGCGTGCCGGGCCCGGCAACCGGTGCCCGGCCGCCGGGTACCGCGTCGGAGAGCTGCCCGGACAGGTACCCGGCCAGGGCCGTGGGGGTGGGATGGTCGAACACCGCGGTCGCGGGGAGCCGCACCCCGGTCGCGGCGGAGAGCCGGTTACGCAGCTCCACCCCGGACAGCGAGTCGAAGCCGATGTCGCGGAACGCCCGCGCCGGGTCCACCCGGCGCTCCACGCCGAGCACGGAGCCCACCGTGGCCAGCACGAGATCGAGCACCGACCGCTCGCCACCGGAGACGAACACGGGCGCCGCGGCCACGGCGGCCGACCGGGCCGCGCTCCGCCGGACGCCGAGCACCCCGGCCCACACCGGAGCCCGCTCCGGGCCTGCCGCACGCACGCCGGCCAGGTCGAAACGGGCGGGCACGGTGCACGCCAGGTCGGTGCCCAGCGCCGCGTCGAACAGTGCGAGCCCGTGTTCGCGGGACATCGGCACGAGCCCCGTCCGCCGCAGCCGGGCCCGGTCGGTGTCGCCCAGCCGCCCGGTCATGCCGGTGTCCTGCGCCCAAAGTCCCCACGCCATCGACGAAGCGGGCAGTCCCCGCGAGCGGCGGTGCTGCGCCAGCCCGTCCAGCCACGCGTTGGCGGCCGCGTAATTCGCCTGCCCCGGCGTGCCGAGGACCCCGGATACGGAGGAGAACAGCACGAACGCGGCCAGGTCGAGGTGTTCGGTCAGTTCGTGCAGGTTGCGCGCGCCCTCGACCTTCGGCCGCAGCACCGCGTCCAGCCGCTCGGCGGTGAGGGAGCGCACCGTGCCGTCGTCCAGCACCCCCGCGGCGTGGATCACCGCGGTCAGCGGGCGGTGCGCGGGGATCGCCGCCAGCAGCTCGGCGAGGGCGGCCCGGTCGGCGACGTCGCACGCCACGACCGTGATCTCGGCGGTGCCCGTCAGGTCCCCGAGACCGGACTCGGCCGCCGCGCCGCCCCGCCGCCCCGCCAGCACCAGGTGCCGCACCCCGTGCTCGGTGACCAGGTGCCGGGCCAGCTCCCGGCCGAGTACGCCGGTCCCGCCGGTGATCAACACCGTGCCTCCGGCGAGGGCGGGCCGGTCTCCCGTCCGCGTCACCCGGGCCAGCCGCGGCGCGAACGCCTGCCCGCCCCGGACGGCGATCTCCGGCTCACCGGTGCCCAACGCCAGCTCCAGGGCGGAGCCGTCGTCCTCGGGGTCGCCAGGGCGGTCCAGGTCGACCAGCACGAACCGGCCGGGATGTTCGGTGCGTGCCGTGCGGACCAAGCCCCAGACCGCCGCGGCGTCGGGGTCCTGGTCGTCCTCCGGGGCGATCGCGACCGCACCACGGGTCCGCACGATCAGGGGCCCGCCGGTCGCCTTCTCGT from Streptomyces albireticuli carries:
- a CDS encoding cytochrome P450 codes for the protein MSVPSRPPATALDNPLHALLDREVLANPYPLFERWREQGPMWTSDGSLLLSDHATCMAVLKSHTTMGSDTFNAPGMRELFGDRGDEPVLNSIFFMDDPGHGRQRNLVSKAFTPRITARFEPWIRGIVDELLRDCLAGGEFDGVQDLAAVLSLRVIATLLGIPAEDIPMLREWSSDMALSTELPTLVASFHSTEMFDREELVRIIRTTTELHGYFADLIHKRRRNPGEDLVSSLLSTQENGRGLSRREVTNVVVTVFTAAHESTTNLITNGLLAMSRHPEQFQLLRQDPAIVGDVVGEALRYDCPIMLTGRVALRSDRINGLDIPEGSVVTLVLASGNRDERAHPSAGRFIADRKPAAMNLAFGAGAHYCLGSSLARLEAEIVFGELARRLRGFHVHEDSLSYRRHVVVRGLDTERITFQL
- a CDS encoding SDR family NAD(P)-dependent oxidoreductase, coding for MPMVADKVQTSLGGHRMPGEPIAIVGMACRYPGGITAPAGLWQVARDGIDAIGELPDDRGWDLAALYDPDPDRPGTSYVRHGGFLYDAGHFDAEFFGLSAREALTTDPQQRLLLTTAWEALEHAAIDPTSLRGSRTAVFAGSMMHDYAPRVHTVPDGLEGYLITGNTSSVVSGRVAYVLGLTGPAVTVDTGCSSSLVTTHLAVQSLRLGECDLALSGGVTVMATPEMFVEFSRLRGLAPDGRCKPFSATADGTAWSEGVGMLVLERLSDALRHGHTVHALVRGTAVNSDGASNGLSAPSGPAQERVLRAALADAGLSEADVDAVEAHGTGTMLGDPIEARALLAVHGSQRARSLLVGSVKSNIGHTQAAAGAAGILKMVHAMRDGVLPRILHLTEPSPHVDWESGRVTPLAEDTPWPETGLPRRAGVSSFGISGTNAHVILEQAPEPAPAAPPRPASAVPLLLSARSAEALREQAGRLAERLRPDRVGLLDAGFTLATGRGRFEHRAAVVGRDRESLVHGLDALAEGGSAPGTVVGSPCRDTGPVLLFPGQGTQWTGMATELLESSPVFAGHMAACQDAMAPYVEWNLGDVLTDADALLRVDVVQPALWAVMVSLAGLWRAHGVRPAAVVGHSQGEIAAATVAGALSLDDGARIVTLRSRALRALSGTGRMLSVGLPRAAVEESMARWGEELSVAAVNGPRSTVVSGTVEAVEQFAAALVAEDIRASLLPVDYASHSAQVELLRAELRDLLAPVTPKAAEVPFHSTVTGGPVDTTGLDADYWYRNLRATVEFEATVRGLVAVGHTTFLESSPHPVLAGGVRQILGDYEEDHDEGGVVLETLKRDDGGADRFLLAVAEAAVHGLDVHWNGLFDDARGVELPTYPFRQERYWMLPTAASGPVTGHPMLDSVVQLAGGGLVATCRLSLTRHPWLAEHGVRGTVLLPGAAFAELALHAGERAGLPVLDELVLESPLVLPERGETELQIAIGETDPGALAMYARSAPDAPWTRCATGTLRAAGSGGETLTEWPPAGAEEIDLDGAYAQLDERGYEYGPAFQGLRRAWRLGAERWAEVELPVDPGRFGLHPALLDAALHPLLLDAGDAPVRLPFSWSGVALHAVGATALRVRLTPRGNDSFAVALADAAGEAVATISALALRPVGPVRPGTAGVDRALHRLDWVPVARRPAPAIVDGPVVDVAGPEEALARVREFLGTDDEKATGGPLIVRTRGAVAIAPEDDQDPDAAAVWGLVRTARTEHPGRFVLVDLDRPGDPEDDGSALELALGTGEPEIAVRGGQAFAPRLARVTRTGDRPALAGGTVLITGGTGVLGRELARHLVTEHGVRHLVLAGRRGGAAAESGLGDLTGTAEITVVACDVADRAALAELLAAIPAHRPLTAVIHAAGVLDDGTVRSLTAERLDAVLRPKVEGARNLHELTEHLDLAAFVLFSSVSGVLGTPGQANYAAANAWLDGLAQHRRSRGLPASSMAWGLWAQDTGMTGRLGDTDRARLRRTGLVPMSREHGLALFDAALGTDLACTVPARFDLAGVRAAGPERAPVWAGVLGVRRSAARSAAVAAAPVFVSGGERSVLDLVLATVGSVLGVERRVDPARAFRDIGFDSLSGVELRNRLSAATGVRLPATAVFDHPTPTALAGYLSGQLSDAVPGGRAPVAGPGTHDMDDPVVLVGASCRLPGGVSTMDELWELLAAGRDAITEFPADRGWNLEEVYHPEPGRGGRSYVRHGGFLDGIAEFDNGFFGVAPAEAVSMDPQQRILLELAWHALEDAGIDPTALRGTRTGVYLGLMGNDYARRAHRTPEDLTGDVSIGNAGSVASGRLAYTFGFHGPAITVDTACSSALVAMHQAAQALRAGECTVALAGGITVLTTPTLFVEFSQVGVLAADGRCRPFDAAAGGTAWSEGAGLLVMERLSTARERGHRVLAVLRGSALNSDGASNGLTAPNGSAQQRVIRDALAVAGLAPGEVDAVEAHGTGTPLGDPIEATALLATYGQDRERPVLVGSAKSNLGHTQAAAGLAGVLKMVLAMRHGRLPETLHLNAPSPHVNWDDGAVRLLDEPMDWPRVDRPRRAAVSSFSLSGTNAHVILEEPEPEPEPEPVTAAAPPLIPWVLSAAAPEALPAQAEALLRRLADEDGNDSLSALDVAYSLATTRARLRARTVVLGADTGELTAALRAGTGSTGVAADGATAFLFPGQGVQYADMATSLRDRVPAFAAAFQEIAAELNPLLDRPLAEILRDGPGERTDHAQAAVFAVQVAVFRLLTTVGVRPDAVAGHSVGEIAAAHAAGVFSLADACALVAARGRLMRELGGEGAMVAVQVPEADVPELLRGREDRVALAAVNGPASVVLAGDEDAVREISRRVAHAHRLAVRHAFHSHHMDPVLDPLREVLAGLDFRTPVIPVVSSVTGARVTEELRDPEYWVRHTREPVRFHDCLRTLDASGTSTYLELGPGATLSALGQEALGGDGFLPVLRQDADEVHGLLTALAAAYTRGVDVDWAAWCAGGRTVPLPGYAFTRQRFWLPDDDGAPADPLLHGVEWPPLPVPGPVADAPGPWLVVAPPGTDWDRLTEDVAGVLGEGTRTVRGDAVDGEHWDRLLPDLPGGGIVSLLAMAEGPDTPRVPTGLAATLALLRALLSRGADTPLWSITSGAVRAGTADTVPHPEQAAVCGLVRVAGMEAPRLHGGLVDLPPRPAVEDLAALPAALAARDEIAIRGGRLYARRLVPVPRTEPATTEPLGTVLITGGLGGIGAHVARRLAARGADRLLLAGRRGVDTPGATELRAELTALGTEVEIAGCDVADREALAGLLAGRSLTGVVHAAGVLDDGVLEALSEDRLARVFAAKADGARFLHELTAGHPLRFFVLCSSLAGTAGSPGQGNYAAANAVVEALAAHRQAGGLPATSLAWGPWLDTGMTTSWPVGPRSDSGATPMPADRALDALERALSGGAAQYVAGAVDWPRFAAARPGRLCSGLPGVGADTGPEPASALRERLAATAPERRSSVLLELVTARIAVVSGRPAGDLDAHRPFRELGLDSLAGVRLRNLLGADTGVPLAASAVYDHPTAAALARYLGDALGVDEGDPAERVVLDRLRELEAALLRRPPSAPLPEVITTTLRRLLRGQEDGTADERAAVPDLSGATDDEMFTLIDGVLDDAISDTGRTAGRATERS